The DNA sequence acTCACCACAAAGGATTCCTAGTCCAAGGCAAAACATCAGCGTGTACCCGAAATAGAAGCTGGTTTGGAAGAAACCTGACATCTTAGTTTTCACATAGAAGTAATATACTGCATAGAAGTATACATAAACAGCTGTTGACGCAGCCGAAAAGAACGAAGTCCACTGCCAGTGATAATTCTCGGCATTTAGCAAGAAATAGGTGCCCACTATTGTTACACATACAGTAACAATAATGAGGATCAGAAAAACCAGCAGCATAAAACCATATACATAATACACCTGCCGACAACCAAAAAGAACAGGAATAACATTAATCGTAAATTCAAATTCTTTCATTTGTCGAAATCAGTTGTGTGCCACAGGCGGATTTCAAACTACGCATAAACATTACTTTGTAGAAAATACCCCTGGATTTTAATGATATTACTAGAATTTAGATGTACTAATGATCACAAAAAGTGACTGGCAAGTAAAAAAAACTTTGACTTTTTTAGGTCTTATGTACAATATCACAATATGTATAATAAAAAATGAATTTAAGCGGAAAAAGAATAGGCAAGTGCAAGAAATTATACTGAGAGAGTGAGAGGACATGTTTCAGATAGAAGTCAGATGAATTTATAAGATAAAATTATTCCATTCAGGAATACAATATCTTTTTTCCTATGCTTGGAATCCCATTTCATCTTATCCTTCATGTTATAGGTgactattattttattttttttagggCAAGTGACTATCATCTACTCCCTtagtcccttccaattgtttacatttctgaggaagtgtccggcacgcattttaaggtgcataaaaagtatagttatgtaacttatttttacaattttctttttctgaataaaaattgtatgttttaatttttattcagaaaaacaaaattgtaaaaaaaaattacagaattatactttatatgcaccttaaaatgcgtgtcgggcactctctaaaaaatgtaaacaattgaaagggacggagggagtatattttTGTATGGAAACATATATATTTGTGTGTGGTTGGGTATTCAATAGAATGTAATATAGCAGTTGTTGCACTACTATATAATTCATTTGACTATTATGTTCTATAATATGTTCTGATCAAAGCGCAATTGTTTAGTTTCTAAATCTACCCTTCCCTATATGAAGTGGGTAATCAACTAACCATACCACTTCCAGACAATACATTTTACACTGGCCAGGCAGATACAGAGCAACTTCAATCCAGATAAGCTTAAAAGTAAACATCGCAATTGTATTTCACCAGGACCAGGACAAATGACGTAACTTCAGCATGAATTAATTTTTTCAAATTACTATGGAGCTAAAAAATATGTATGGTGACCAGCTGATATACCAAGAAACATGGATTATTAGTCAAactctttttctttaccatcCAACAAAAAACTTGTATTTGCATACCAAAGACATTCGGACAATTCTCATAAGCCTACAATCAAAACTAGAAGGTAGTCAATAAAATATGAAAGTTgggttttttttaaaaacaaaactttcaaatatttataccttgtAGTTCCAGAAAGATGTGAAGACAAAGTACATCTCAATGAAAATGCTACCAAAGGGCAGCAAACCTCCCATTATCGAAACAACTGAAGGTGTGAGGTACCACTTCTTCTCAGGAATTGGACGAGGAATGGTCTTCACACGACATGGATTGTTTGGAGTACCACTCCAATTTCTTCCAAAAACTGTACCAAGAAGAGCCAGAGGGAAGGAGATAAAACTCCAAATGACAAAAACAACCACCATTGTGCCGAATGGAATAGCTGCTAGCGACCCATAAAATATAGCAACAGTGTTCAAGACGAAGCCAATTCCAAAGCACAAAAATGGAAATAGAGAAGCTGTCAGGATCATTGACTTTATCCATTTTTTTCCTGTCCAAGATTTATTGTcaatatatttttttatgatGGAAAACGTCCATAAGAAAAAGGCAACTACAGAATTGCATACCGCCCATCCGTGAATACATCCCACCACTGACATAACCCGATATAATTGATGTGAAGGCATAGCATACTATAAAGGTTGTGACAATTGCTCCTCTCCTAGTTCAAATGAAATCTATAAAGTCAGTTTTGTTCCATTGCAAAGAAAGTTGGAAAGAAATTCAGAATACATGACATGTCAGTTGAACAGGTATTTAATTCCTTCTAGATTACATAGATGAGTTGAAATGAAAGAACCATGAACATGAATAGGATGATAGCTATATGATCAAAACTTAATATGAGAACGTAACAAATACAAAAAGATCAAAAAAATGTATGAATGTGTGTATAAAAGTGAGAAACATTAGAACAAAGCAATGTAAAACCAAAAAAATGCAAATTCAATATCCTCATTTACAGCTTACTTATCGTCATGAATAAACTATCAAAATATTCCTTAAGCTATACACAAGAACTATCGTGACCCAATAAATGCCAATGATATACTgaaaatggagtaaaaaatgtTTTACTAGATTACGCGTTGAACATACCCGACATACAAAGTCCCAACCATTGCAACCACGATCACAAGAAGTATTAACAATGCCAACTGAGCTCCCGTACCAACGACAGCTGAAAGTACTACTAAATGACGAGGAGGCCTAAAAACATCACCATGAACAAGTTTCCATCCGGATTCCTCATTTACATCTCTTTCCTGGAGATGAAGTTTTCAAAACTAATTACATGATAACAAGTTAAAAGAAAAGAGCTTGCCACTTCTCAGTTGTGTACTTACCATAGATTCCAGATCATCATCTTCCCGGGCATATTTAGCATAATCATTTCTAAGTGTGCGCATTAATATCATTGAAACCAGACCAGTGAGGAAGATAACCATCATAAATGAATTGAAAATAGAGAACCAATGAATCTGCATGACGCAAAATGCATGTACAACAAAAGCAATTAGATAGGAATAAGCAAAGGCATTAATTCCTTCATGAAAAAAGACCTTGCAAATTATTTTTTCTGTCTAGTTAGAATTATACCAGATATCTTGTAAAGTTACAATCCTAAAAACTAGCATCTTAGAAAAATGTTATACTTCAACCAGCATACAAATGGTTATATATTTAAAAATCACAAAGCAAATGAGGACGGTATTCAGGAAGTCAGGAATCACCTGATGCTCGAAAAAAGGGTAGTCCAGATAAACATCAAAACGGTGAGCAAAAGTGATATTAGTGGGTTCCCATTTAACAGAATATGTCATGTCCAATATTCTCCCAGATTCCAATGGTTTTGGGTTCTCTTGAGTGAGGTTAACATGAATAATCTGCAACAAGTAGAAAAAAAAACAACTTAACTAGGAAACAGACACAAGTGGCTACAAAACATTTCGAGTTTAACCCTACAAACCTGATCTTTATTGTACTGCACAATGATATTCTTGTGTGTGTAAACCACATGCTTGTTATCACTGTTCCTATCAGGATGCAGCTCACCAACAAAGCCTATATGATTGGAGAAACTAAACATTAGTGGGTAATAATACAGACCAACCTTGGTAAGAAGTTACAAACAATGTGTTTCAAGAATGCATACCCCATAGTGGCAGATCATCTGAGCTTGTATCATCCCATAGAGACAAAAGATGGCAACATAAAAAAATAGCAAGTAAATGGAGAGAGAAAGTTAGAGATGCAAAAACAAAAAATAGCCTTTTCACAAGTGGCGGCAGTATAAAAATTACTCGAAAAACTAATGATTGCTGATCATGCATGCTGCTAATACACTACACTCTATCATTTAGAAAGAGAAACTCGTATAAATATAGTTGCTATAAAAAAAAGTAACAAGGATGGTCAAGAAAATCAAAAACCAAGCAATGATAATTCCAATATTCTTCTCAACCGTGTCATAAAATTATAGCATTGAGTTGACAATCATAGAACATGAAGCTGCTCACATCATTTTCATCTGAATCAGGGTGGGTATGGAATTTCAAGTTTTTATGTACTCCAAAATCCAAAAAATAAATAGTACATACATGCAACTAATATTGGTTACAAAGAGATTCACCTTACAAAATATGATAAAATGGCAGTGAGCATTTTGGAAGATATTTTGTATTAATTTATATCTGATTAAGGATCTGCTTTACCTATCTCAAAATATCATTATCATTTATGCTCGAAACAATATAATACAACATTATAGGAATTGAATAAACATGCAGTGCTTAGTACAATATTTCATATACACATGCAGCCTGAGAATAGAGTAAGAAAATTAGTTACATGTTATAACATGAGTCCTGGTTgaatataatattaatataattttttttaaatggcATTAGGAAGAAAAACAATTAAGGCTTAATATAGCCACACACAAACAAAGTTACCTTGATGGGGTTCTAAAAAATTTAACCTCACTTTCAGAAAAACGGTTTGACCTTACTCGGATAAAGAAATTCTGCATCGCTAATTGCTAATTAAGATATGTGCTGCATCTACTATTTCCAGTATAAGTACATAAATGTAGCTTCAACTTCAAGCAACTCACTAAGATAAGTATTTTTCAAGTAGCTTCTCATAGTATATGCTAAATCTACTTCAGCTTCATAAGCATATACTGTAAACTTGACAACAGTCCATATAAGTTCATAGTAATTACTAAGTATGACACTAGCAACTGCTTTAAAGATATACAATACATACCCATGAAAAATTCAAACCAATAGCTATTTTCAATAGCTTCCTTAAACTGTTTCACCTTATCTTCATCAAGTTCAAGTTCACAAATAGTTCCCTTGTTCACATTTTCTGCACAAAAAAGAAAAAACAAGGACACATCTTTACATGACCTTACCGAAATCCAGAATTGATACTTAGAAGTATAACAAGCATACTTACTCTGGTACTTTATGTCTATTTGGCTGTTAATCAATTCATTTCCACCTAATACCTCACCCAGACCACCCCACTTGTGACCAGCCTCACCAGGTGGATGACAAAATGGAAGAGTGTAGTAGTTATATGTCTCTTGTGGATTATTATAAGGCCCAACTTTGTTCACCCATAATGTCACAGGGTCATCTGCTTGATACTGCAAAGAGAAAACAGGGCAACATTTTAAAAGTTACCTCTTAAACGAAGTAAGAAACCAAATATAAGTAAGAGCTAGCAGCCTCAGAACCATAAAAtagaaaaattcatatctaaaAGCAATAGTTTTGCTGGAGCTAATGATGAAAACTATTATTCTCGTGAATATTATTAAAACCCTTCTCATCTACTGAATTAAATTAGTCCAAGCATCCCTGCAGCACATGATGTATCATATTCATACAGAGTGTTTAGGTGCGTTTAGGTTCCATTCTTAATAGCACAATCCTTACTCATGCGAATCTTGCTCAGGGATTTTATGCCTCAGCCCCTCTCGCTCAAGGATCACTATCTGTTCCAGATTTATTCTCTCGCTAGGTGACCAACTTGGCTGCTTTTAGAAGTCTGTTTCTAAAAGAAATCATCACTTATATTTGGTTTTCTTAGTTATATTTTAAAGGATCTATTGGGAAGATATACAAACCCAATTTAGTTACTCCCTCCATCCCCTTCTAGTTGTCCCTTTACTATTTACACGTTTTTTAAGGAAAATAAAAATGATTCTTttaaatttaattcaaaaataataataataaattaggtaataaatttttattaagaaaagaagatatttaaaatgtaattttgGAAGTATTTTTTTTATTACCCTAAAAAACATGCAAAAAGTATAAAGGATAACTAAAAAGGGACAAAGGTAATAAAATTTTAGGATTTTTCTTCATATCATTCGTAATTTTTTAAGAATAGTTTAGGGTTAGAGAAAGCTTCTTCATCTACTTCATAGGTAGATACACTTCTATGCGGAACCCTAATTTTTGCAATTAATTAATTGTTTGCAAAAAAGAGTAAGAGGTAGGGAGATAAAGTACTCATTAGACACACATAAGATTAGAATGAATATGAGTGTAGAGTATCATTTGATTTCTTTGCATTTATGAGTGCTCACATGAGATTAACTACTACTCTAAGTACTTGGATACATGTCCAAGTATCGGACACGGCAACATTTTAAAAAATGTGCATATTTTTAGCCTAAAGTAGGTGTCCATGTCTGGGTATCTACACGGGTACTCAAAGGTAAAACGAAGAGTCCGAGTAACATGGTAATAACTGAAACAATCAACTCTGCAATATTAAAAGTCATTGACAATAGCTAATACAAGATTCACCATTTTAACTTTAAGGTATGTATTgcatattatattaaattatctCTTTATCGGCAATATAGAATAAATGCTAAATGAAAAGAATCTTCTAAAATAGTGTAACTGAATACAAGAGCAAGGAAACTTATATGATATCCACTTCAGGAATGTTTACAATCAGCCACATTTATAAACATCTCGtaataaaaaattcaaaaaaaaatataaactAAATTTACATTTAAGGAAATACTAAAACATTAAACTAATCAATaagtaaaaaaatatcaaaactacatttattaatttatttatgtaAGATTTTTTATGTATTACATTGAAGAATAAGACTAAGGATGTGTCATGTTGGCTCGAATGAAATAGATTTTGGTAGGAATGGAATGACGATTCCGGTCGGAATAAATTTCAGGTTTATTGGTTGGGACAAGAGAATGGAATGAAGCATTCCCAGGGCCAAACCCATTCCATTCCATCGGTACTGTTTAATTTGATTCCATTGGAAACATGTGGGATTAACTCATTCGTAAACACATCACACTATATTTTTCTCATTCCATTCCTACAAAGTGAAACCTACTGAAAAGAGACATCTAAACTAATCAAAATGTAAAGAACTTAGTAGCAATGTATGACCTCAAAGATTTAATTAGTAAGAAGACGGATCGAATCAGACCACTTCCAAATTTTGTATAATTCATTTTTTTTGTGATGTCTGACGAGCATGTAGCCCCCATTGTGTAAATTTGGTTTTTCAATGTAATCAATTTATTGTATTTTGTTCAATTTTAGAAGATGAACCCGACCGATGTACCAGAGCCGGACTTTAGAGTAGATTACGAACTGAACACAAAGTAGTTCTGTTCACTTTTCAACCCAATCAAATATGGAAGGTGAATTAGGAAAGGGGTTTTTTTTGGCTGTCACGTGATTTCTTTCAAGTGAAATAAATTAGCCACGCATCTAAATCAACACCAAAAGCCAAATAAACTTCCAACACCAAACAAACATTACTAAAATTATATCTTTCTTGGCTGCCACCTGAGTTCATGAATACATTCTGACAACATTGAACAAGCATTATTGATATGTATCCCACTGATCATAACTAGTAGTCGTCCACATTACTGTCTCCTGTTTATTAAACATATACATACCTATAATGCATTTGTAATTATGCATCTAAAGTCCTAACTTTAACTATTTCATTAATAAATCATCAGTAATCAACACTACCATCGAAGCACCACACCTTATCCGGATGCACGTTAAATACAACAAATATAAAGCGACAAAAAAAACTTATTGAAATCTCAATCCACGTCACTCATTTCACTAAAGACCACAAAAATGAAATCTCCACAATTTCCAAACATTTTTCCAATATCTAAGAATTAATCACATTACACCAATTTATTCAACCCAATTCAGAGATACAAAACACagaaggggggagagagagagagagagagagagagatggagagatGGAGGATGGaaagggggggagagagagagtaCTAATTAAATTGTTTAAAATTGAGCAAAACTAACACAAATCAACCACATTACACCAACAAATACACAAATCCATCATTTCACCATCCAATTCAAACACAAACACATCCAATTACATCAACACATATATGCCCACATACACATATACTTATATACATTCAAATCTCATAGGAGAGAAGTAAAAACCTTGTGATCGGAGTCGGAAGCGAGCGCCGGCGAGAGTAGAAAGCAAAAGAGGAGGAGAAGGAGAGATCGACGCATCGAGATCGCCGGCGATTAAACGGAGTGGATCTACGATTCGATGTACGGAATGATGTTTAGATAGATAGAGAGTGACTGGGTGAGTGGGGCTTTCTTTAATCTTATATTTACCTTTTCGTGTGAAATATTTTTATTGGCCGTCGTAAATAAGAATGTAAAGCAAGTCTGATGCACAGATCGTGTGAGGTTATGGATGACATGGGAGGATACTTATATTTTGACAtttgtaattttatatttaatgaaggACAGTTTATtttagatttttttattttttatttattaaattttaattatttttct is a window from the Apium graveolens cultivar Ventura chromosome 1, ASM990537v1, whole genome shotgun sequence genome containing:
- the LOC141666233 gene encoding transmembrane 9 superfamily member 1-like, whose protein sequence is MRRSLLLLLFCFLLSPALASDSDHKYQADDPVTLWVNKVGPYNNPQETYNYYTLPFCHPPGEAGHKWGGLGEVLGGNELINSQIDIKYQKNVNKGTICELELDEDKVKQFKEAIENSYWFEFFMDDLPLWGFVGELHPDRNSDNKHVVYTHKNIIVQYNKDQIIHVNLTQENPKPLESGRILDMTYSVKWEPTNITFAHRFDVYLDYPFFEHQIHWFSIFNSFMMVIFLTGLVSMILMRTLRNDYAKYAREDDDLESMERDVNEESGWKLVHGDVFRPPRHLVVLSAVVGTGAQLALLILLVIVVAMVGTLYVGRGAIVTTFIVCYAFTSIISGYVSGGMYSRMGGKKWIKSMILTASLFPFLCFGIGFVLNTVAIFYGSLAAIPFGTMVVVFVIWSFISFPLALLGTVFGRNWSGTPNNPCRVKTIPRPIPEKKWYLTPSVVSIMGGLLPFGSIFIEMYFVFTSFWNYKVYYVYGFMLLVFLILIIVTVCVTIVGTYFLLNAENYHWQWTSFFSAASTAVYVYFYAVYYFYVKTKMSGFFQTSFYFGYTLMFCLGLGILCGAVGYLGSNLFVRRIYRNIKCD